A stretch of the Lolium perenne isolate Kyuss_39 chromosome 3, Kyuss_2.0, whole genome shotgun sequence genome encodes the following:
- the LOC127345716 gene encoding uncharacterized protein, translated as MKLVGWNCRGMGKDLDNSTKMEYLARFMRSTSAQITFVSETRTSRYSSSHVNSRFNSLDSFVVPSDGRSGGLWLLWSDDVLLSVKFFSHYMILALVVDRTSNVEFALACVYGDPHHCHTKMIWDQVSSFVNDNLGKPVICLGDLNDIMCDEDTTSINVNKYRMRAFNSYIKQCGLFDLGFSGPAYTWTNMRFSSKPIFERLDRCIANAEWCDVYPNTNVFNLPIIHSLSDHAPILITTESQVRRPKLNFKFENWWTFEEDFQGVAKKAWESSISRPFHARTANLAGNLKRWCKKKKPLQQQLDSIQNQINEIQLKPVHMQDHSLQARLVVEYEENLTKLTEFYRQRAKKHWATQGDRNTSFFHNAVQKRKRQNRIVFIKDNNGNNLFDQDDIAMEFVNYFKTIFRSSTNNDRTNLETAVPQDTNDFTNSIPDKQEIWEILKAMRKNASPGPDGFNVGFYLSAWSWIGDDVTTLAINQGLILSAAWRLAKEPQSLLAQILKAKYHHDTSIWRASSNVPKSAFWSAILKVKPLMISGSIYQIVDGSSSVWSAPWFMGWETIYDHLIIQQQPFTYPAQVKDLWIHGQKRWNANLITSLFSFETANAILQTPIINTDGQDTLVWKLTHAGNCTSKSAYKHCFSNLQLPPRQRPKTVPPEIISLLNQVWRDKEMAPRVQTFAWRLLRKALHTGKRASRFSKHIKEGCSRCDNKEDEMHMLFLCPFSKAAWFCSPWYIRTESLAAHHGSIPNMIYALLTSGHPQIKPTTLYTFLWCLWKARNDTLFCRKVSRPSQVFAAADAIISATKLEIRSSTEQHNDLQVNNIRTPAPQLDVIPGSTIAEPSIVAGTKIFTDASWVQVEQQRNSPMPAGLGICIQVEGNQQCSQLFISAISPPVSSVLQAEAFGLLLAVNLADLLRLQQVTFFTDNATLAKAAANHNLQDAPGHWEIRSHLAGVFNSSSFNSDRIYHISRGLNFKADHYARLALRIQNTTFSFRCLASSQANVACSFRDILSDQSVAMCTLLSVKCC; from the exons ATGAAGCTCGTTGGTTGGAACTGCCGAGGTATGGGCAAAGACCTCGATAACTCCACCAAGATGGAGTATCTTGCCAGGTTTATGAGATCCACAAGTGCACAAATAACTTTTGTTTCAGAGACAAGAACATCGAGGTACAGTTCTTCACATGTTAACTCTCGTTTTAACTCTTTAGATAGCTTTGTAGTTCCATCTGATGGTCGATCGGGAGGTCTCTGGTTGCTATGGTCTGATGATGTTCTTCTCTCTGTCAAGTTCTTCAGCCACTATATGATTTTAGCTCTTGTTGTCGATAGAACTTCTAATGTAGAGTTTGCTCTGGCTTGTGTTTATGGAGATCCTCATCATTGCCATACTAAAATGATATGGGATCAGGTTTCTAGTTTTGTAAATGATAACCTTGGGAAACCAGTAATTTGTCTAGGTGATCTAAATGATATCATGTGTGATGAGGACACCACTTCTATTAATGTGAATAAGTATCGGATGCGTGCTTTCAATTCTTATATCAAACAGTGTGGTCTGTTTGATTTGGGGTTTAGTGGACCGGCTTACACTTGGACAAATATGCGTTTCTCCTCCAAACCTATCTTTGAAAGGCTTGATCGTTGTATTGCTAATGCAGAATGGTGTGATGTGTATCcaaatactaatgttttcaatttaCCAATCATTCACTCCCTCAGTGATCATGCACCTATTTTAATTACCACTGAATCCCAGGTTCGTAGGCCTAAACTTAACtttaaatttgaaaattggtGGACTTTTGAGGAAGATTTTCAAGGTGTTGCAAAAAAGGCTTGGGAGTCTTCGATTAGTAGACCGTTCCATGCTAGAACCGCTAACCTTGCAGGAAACTTGAAAAGGTGGTGCAAAAAGAAAAAACCTTTACAACAACAACTTGATAGCATTCAAAATCAGATCAACGAGATTCAACTGAAGCCAGTGCACATGCAAGACCATTCCCTTCAGGCAAGGTTAGTTGTTGAATATGAAGAAAATTTGACCAAGCTCACTGAATTTTATCGACAACGCGCAAAGAAACATTGGGCAACCCAAGGTGATAGAAACACATCTTTTTTCCACAATGCTGTTCAAAAACGTAAGCGCCAGAATCGTATTGTTTTTATTAAGGACAATAATGGTAATAATTTATTTGACCAGGATGATATTGCAATGGAGTTTGTTAATTACTTCAAGACTATTTTCCGCTCCTCTACTAACAATGACAGGACCAACTTAGAGACAGCAGTCCCACAAGATACAAACGATTTCACCAACTCGATCCCCGATAAGCAGGAGATATGGGAAATACTCAAAGCCATGAGGAAGAATGCATCTCCGGGACCAGACGGATTCAATGTTGGTTTCTACCTTTCGGCTTGGAGCTGGATAGGAGATGATGTCACCACACTG GCAATCAACCAGGGACTAATCCTATCCGCGGCTTGGAGATTGGCGAAGGAACCACAAAGTCTGTTGGCACAGATTCTTAAGGCAAAGTACCATCATGATACATCCATTTGGAGAGCAAGCTCAAACGTGCCAAAGTCAGCCTTTTGGTCTGCAATTCTTAAGGTAAAACCTCTTATGATTTCCGGTTCAATATACCAAATTGTTGATGGTAGTAGTTCGGTGTGGAGTGCTCCCTGGTTTATGGGTTGGGAAACCATTTATGATCATCTCATAATACAACAACAACCCTTTACATATCCAGCACAGGTTAAAGACCTTTGGATTCATGGTCAAAAGCGTTGGAATGCTAACTTAATCACTTCTTTATTTAGCTTCGAAACCGCTAATGCAATACTCCAAACTCCTATAATCAATACAGATGGTCAAGATACTCTGGTTTGGAAGCTAACCCATGCAGGTAATTGTACATCCAAAAGTGCATACAAGCATTGTTTCAGCAACCTACAACTTCCACCGAGGCAACGCCCAAAAACTGTTCCACCAGAGATCATCTCCCTTCTTAACCAGGTCTGGCGGGACAAAGAAATGGCGCCGAGAGTTCAAACATTCGCCTGGAGGCTTCTCAGAAAGGCACTTCATACAGGTAAGAGGGCTAGCAGATTCTCCAAGCACATTAAAGAAGGTTGCTCTAGATGTGATAATAAAGAAGATGAAATGCATATGCTATTCTTATGCCCTTTCTCTAAAGCAGCATGGTTCTGTTCTCCCTGGTACATTAGAACTGAATCCCTTGCTGCTCATCATGGCTCTATTCCTAATATGATTTATGCTTTGCTCACATCTGGACATCCACAAATAAAACCCACTACTCTCTATACCTTCCTGTGGTGTCTATGGAAGGCTCGAAACGACACTCTCTTTTGCAGGAAAGTAAGCAGACCATCGCAGGTTTTTGCCGCAGCTGATGCTATTATCAGTGCTACTAAATTAGAGATCCGAAGTTCTACTGAACAACACAACGACTTGCAAGTCAACAACATTCGTACACCTGCACCGCAACTTGATGTCATCCCTGGATCGACCATCGCTGAACCATCAATTGTAGCAGGCACCAAGATATTCACAGATGCGTCATGGGTACAAGTTGAACAGCAGCGAAATTCTCCTATGCCGGCTGGGCTAGGAATATGCATTCAAGTGGAAGGAAATCAACAGTGTTCCCAGCTCTTCATCTCGGCTATTTCGCCACCAGTGTCTTCGGTGCTACAGGCTGAAGCCTTTGGTCTTCTTCTTGCAGTGAATCTGGCGGACCTTCTTCGACTCCAGCAAGTTACTTTCTTCACTGACAATGCTACTCTTGCCAAAGCTGCAGCTAATCACAATTTACAGGATGCCCCTGGTCATTGGGAAATCAGGTCACATCTAGCCGGTGTATTCAATAGCAGCTCTTTTAACTCTGATAGAATATATCATATCTCCAGAGGTTTGAATTTCAAGGCAGACCACTATGCCAGGCTAGCTCTCAGGATTCAGAATACAACTTTCAGTTTTAGATGCTTGGCTAGCTCTCAAGCAAATGTTGCTTGTTCATTTAGAGATATATTGTCGGACCAAAGCGTTGCCATGTGCACGCTGCTCTCTGTAAAGTGTTGTTAA